The Bacillota bacterium genome contains the following window.
CGAGCAGATACAGCACCTGTGCGATATGGTAGACACCCATATCGTAAAGCGCGCCGCCTGCTGCAACTGCCTTCTGCACAAAGGACGCCGTGCCGTAGCCATCGACGTACGGTCTGCCGCGCCGTCGGAACCCCGTGGAACGCGCGTGGTACAGCCTGCCGAGATAGCCTTCATCGATCAGCCTTCTGGCAGCTTTGGTCTCTTTGGAGAAGAGGGTTGCCAGCTGGATGGAGAGTTTTTTGCCGGTGCGCTTCGCCGTTTCGTACATTGCCAGTGCATCCACGTATGCACCCGCCATGGGCTTCTCGCAGTACACGTGCTTGCCAGCCTGCAGCGCCTCGATGGTCACTGGCGCGTGAAGATTATTATGCAAGCAGACGTCGACGGCGTCGATATCGTCACGCTCCAGCAGCTTGCGGAAGTCGGTGGTGGTGTAGGGTATATGGTATTCGTCGGCAACACGCTGCAGCTCCGCTGCGTTAATGTCAGCGGCAGCGACTATCTGTGCTCCGCGTATCTGTGCATACTGATGCAGATGGCTTTTGCCTATCTGCCCCACGCCTATCATCCCAATCCGTAT
Protein-coding sequences here:
- a CDS encoding Gfo/Idh/MocA family oxidoreductase, with the translated sequence MQPIRIGMIGVGQIGKSHLHQYAQIRGAQIVAAADINAAELQRVADEYHIPYTTTDFRKLLERDDIDAVDVCLHNNLHAPVTIEALQAGKHVYCEKPMAGAYVDALAMYETAKRTGKKLSIQLATLFSKETKAARRLIDEGYLGRLYHARSTGFRRRGRPYVDGYGTASFVQKAVAAGGALYDMGVYHIAQVLYLLGLPQVERISGKVYQETDMDPRRREISGYDVEELGLGFVKCADGVTIDIIEAWAVHLDGFEGSCIVGSKGGIRLNPFGYFSTVADMDMNATFDLNSADWRWHQLFENTDAYDSPQHHWIAGLQGRVELLPTAEIALATMLISEGIYLSDQLGREVTAEEVRQASKSTAMKL